The genomic window aaaaaaatttcatcaaaacatatcaacatgggatctagtttcgaagatctcatcgcgagggatttaatggtgaaaacggattttcaatcggatttttcgtttaagagataaaacattttaaaaactgaaaattcaaaaagattcatgcatgcatgcatgcgatgacgtggcaatctgtttacattagagacgtgtggtgcgtctcccttcctgccacacgtgtggcagttagcgcgaccctAAATCAAAGGGGAGAAATAGATTGCCACATGTATTAAAACCAGTCAAAACCGCGCCGAGTCAGCAGAAAGACAGCTTTGGTTGGTAGAGGGATGAAATTTGTCCGGTTTTAAGAATTGGGGGTGCTGGTTGTCCGGTTTCGAAGTTGAATGACTAAATCTAGACTTCCTCAAAAGTTTAGGGACAAAAAATATACTTTTCTCTAAGATATACTACAAAACAACACATATGCATATAGGCTAAAAATAACTGTTGTTTGACATAGTTAGCAAGTTGAGGAGTCTGTCGGCAAAGATTATATAGGCCCCCTCTCAATATCGGGAATAGAGAGTTAAAGCTTTTCTGTTCTTGAGAGAGTTCTAGAGTGGAGAGAGAAGTGAGGCCACTTGATTTAAATTTGTCAACACGCTTTACGCCAAACGGCACAACACGCCACGCCTGCAGGGTAAGTTATTTTGAATTCCGGGCTCCCGTAAACATATACGCTCACAAATTAGAACCATCGGATTTTACACCAAGATTCGCCATCtcgaaaaacaaataaaaaatctcaaaaaaatcaacaagaacaaccatgcaaaatttatGACGTTCATTCTGGTTTAACTATGTCTCGGTCAATTGAGAATCAGTAAATCCGCTAAAACTACTAGCCTGGGCTACATGTAAGGGTCGCTTTGTGATCCACCAAGCAATGATCACACGATCATGTTTTTTCTATCTTACACAACTGCCGAGTACACGAACCAGTCAAGCTAAGAGAACTCCGATGGTCAGAAGCAGCTCGGCGGTGTGACCTCTCCGGACGCGGACCCGCCGGCGTTTTGGCACTTGGCCTGCGCCGGCCGCTGGTGCCGGTACCTCAGCCTAATGTTCCTGAGCTTGATCCCGCTGCAGGGGTTGGTGCCGCTGCAGTTGAACTTCACCGCCACGGGCGTCGCCGACGAGCCCTTGATGTCCGTGTACGACAGGTCGCTGATCTGCACCCCCGAGCTCTGCAGGGACACACAACAACACAGCTCATGATATAGTCGATCGATCACGTGTAGTTGCATGCATGTAGGAAGGAGACGTACATTGCCCGGGCAGTCGCCCTTGCGGGAGCAGTAGTTCTGGTCGACGAGGATGGGGTTGGCCACGCGGTTCATGGTGACCCGCGAGAAGGAGACGTTCTTGACGAAGCCGGAGTTGGGCATCGCCCACGTCTTGATCCGCAGGTCGTTGGTCGTGCCCTTCAGCACCGCCCTGTCCACGGTCAGGTTTCTCACCCCCTCCTCACCGTCCTGCCATCCCAGGCTCCcgatgctgccaccgtccatccaACGCAAACACAAAACCAATGCTATCTATCAAACGCTGCGCAAATCACAAGCAAACAAAATATAATGTATGATGAACTGGCAACTGAAGGTGGCACCTGATGCCGTGGCCCGGACCGCACTTGATGTCCCTGATGAGCATGTCCGAGGTGCCGGGCCCCAAGGAGATGCAGTCGTCGCCGGTGCCGATGGTGGTGTTGAGGATGCTCACGTGCCGGGAGTGGCTGACCTGGATGCCGTCGGTGTTGGGGCTGTTAGACGGCGCGATGATCCGGACGCCTTGGACCGTCACACCGCTGCAGTCGAAGATGGACATGTGGAATTCCTTGCTGTCGAGCAGCGTCAGCTGCTTCACGCTCACGCCCTTGGATTGGCTAATGTCAAGTGTCTGCAAACATAAGTATGTATGTGTTAGACTAGGTATATTGTATATATACGTGTTGTAACACAATACCTGTACCTGTACGTTCTCTCCTATATATACATAACAGCCGTACCCGCTTAGGGTATCAAGTATTGTTCAAACCCTAGTTTGTCTAATATGGTATCAGACGACGCGTTCGATCCGCGCTGTGCTTCCGCTTCCTCtaccgccgccgcgttggcctccGCCGCCGTGCCACCTCCGTCAACCCTGGCGACGGAATCGCCGTACATGGCGTCCGCCCCGCTCGCCTGGGCCCGTCCGGTCGAATCAGGATCACGCCCGCCCGTGCCCCCATCGCCCGCAATCCAGCCGTCTCTCGCCCATGGTGAATCGCTGGAACCAAACTCCCACGATCGCTATGATCGCACACAACATGTGCATGTTCCGAACTCTCACGATCGCTACGATCGCATGCAGCAGCTGCCCCGCGATCCGGCTGTCGCTCGCCCGTATGGCACCTCTGCGCAGCGCGACGCCACCTACGACGCGATTCCGTCGTATGCTGCGCCACCGCCGTACGTCAGGATCCCATCGCATGCTGCGCTGCCGTTTTCAGGTCCCCATGGTGCCCCTATTCAGGTGCCCTACGTCGGGCCGTATCTAGCGCCCTACGTCgcgccgccgccatcaccgtccATCGTGCCGGCGCCTTATGCTTCATCCTCCGCGGTGCCCTACGAGGCGCTGTATGGCGCGCCCTACGCTACCCTGGCGCCGTACGTCGCGTCGCTGCAGCCCTACGGCGTACCTCCTACAGtgccctacggtcatcaccaacacTACCGTGCGCCTCCGTCAGCCAATGCGCTGATTTCGTATAGTGCTCCTCCGGCATACGACTCACAGCTTCCCGCACCGGTGGCTGAACCAGGACCGTTCCACTTTGCTCATCTGGTGACGGTGAAGCTCTCTGCTGATAACTACCTCCTGTGGCGTGCTCAGGTGTTGCCGCTGATGCGTAGTCACTATCTTTAGGGGTATGTCGACGGTACGCTGCCGTTTCCCCCGGCCATGGTTCCGGTTCCCTCAGCTGCTGGTGGCTCCGCCATGGTGTCCAACCCTGCTCATCGTCGGTGGATTGCTCAGGATCAAGCTATTCTGGGTGCCATTCAGTCCTCGCTCACTCCCTCCGTGGCCGGCATGGTGGTCTTTGCCGCTACGTCGAGGGATGCATGGGCCACGCTCGACTCCAGCTTCTCATCGCAGTCACTGGCACGTTCCTCTGCCATTCGTAACCAGCTGGGTGAGGTCAAGAAAAATGATCTCTCTGTCACGGCCTTCTTCAACAAGGTCAAAAATTTGGCCGATACACTGTCATCTATTGGGAAGCCTCTCCATGATGAGGAGTTTACTTCGTTCATTCTCAATGGGCTTGATGAGGACTATGATTCTTTTGTTGAAAACATCAATGGACGTGACACGTCGATGCCGCCTCGCGACCTCTACGCACGCCTCCTCAACACGGAACAGCGGCTAGCTGCTCGCCGCTCCGTCGGCGTCTACACGCAGGGTCCTTCTGCGAACGCTGCACTTCGCGGGGGCGCCCGTGGTGTCAAGCAGAAGGCGCCGCCATCCGCGGGCAACCAGCCCCGTTCGCCCGCTCCACCTCCTCCGACGGCTGGCCGCAAGCGGCTACACTGCGAGGCATGTGGTGGTGGGGTTGAATGTCAACTCTGCGGCATTGAGGGGCACTTGGCGTCTCGTTGCCATCGTCGCTTCAAACGCGACTTCCTTGGTATTGGGAACAACGGGAAAGGCAATGAGAAACAAGCTGCTCTCGCTACACAGGAACCTGGATTTACTCCTTCTTATTCTGTGGATCCTtcctggtacatggacaccggtgcCACAGATCATCTGACAAGTCAGCTCGACAAGCTGGCTACTCGCCAGCCCTACACTGGTCATGACCAGGTCCGCACTGCCAATGAATCAGGTATGCCCATctcacatgttggtcaggcatctctTCTTTCACGTACCACTACAACCTTGcgtctccttgatgttcttcgtgTTCCTTCAGTCACACGTAGTTTGCTCTCGGTTCCTAAATTAACTCGTGACaacaatgtgtttgttgagtttcacccttTCCATTTTTTTGTTAAGGACCGGGACACGAGGGACNNNNNNNNNNNNNNNNNNNNNNNNNNNNNNNNNNNNNNNNNNNNNNNNNNNNNNNNNNNNNNNNNNNNNNNNNNNNNNNNNNNNNNNNNNNNNNNNNNNNNNNNNNNNNNNNNNNNNNNNNNNNNNNNNNNNNNNNNNNNNNNNNNNNNNNNNNNNNNNNNNNNNNNNNNNNNNNNNNNNNNNNNNNNNNNNNNNNNNNNNNNNNNNNNNNNNNNNNNNNNNNNNNNNNNNNNNNNNNNNNNNNNNNNNNNNNNNNNNNNNNNNNNNNNNNNNNNNNNNNNNNNNNNNNNNNNNNNNNNNNNNNNNNNNNNNNNNNNNNNNNNNNNNNNNNNNNNNNNNNNNNNNNNNNNNNNNNNNNNNNNNNNNNNNNNNNNNNNNNNNNNNNNNNNNNNNNNNNNNNNNNNNNNNNNNNNNNNNNNNNNNNNNNNNNNNNNNNNNNNNNNNNNNNNNNNNNNNNNNNNNNNNNNNNNNNNNNNNNNNNNNNNNNNNNNNNNNNNNNNNNNNNNNNNNNNNNNNNNNNNNNNNNNNNNNNNNNNNNNNNNNNNNNNNNNNNNNNNNNNNNNNNNNNNNNNNNNNNNNNNNNNNNNNNNNNNNNNNNNNNNNNNNNNNNNNNNNNNNNNNNNNNNNNNNNNNNNNNNNNNNNNNNNNNNNNNNNNNNNNNNNNNNNNNNNNNNNNNNNNNNNNNNNNNNNNNNNNNNNNNNNNNNNNNNNNNNNNCATGCCTCTGTCCCATTCCGGTTCTGGTGTGATGCTTTTGTTACTGCTTGTTTTTTGATAAACAGGCTTCCCACACGACTTCTTCACATGAAATCTCCCCTAGAGGTATTATTTCATGAAACTCGAGATTACTCTCTTCTCAAAGTGTTTGGTTGTGCGTGTTGGCCACACCTTCGACCATACAATAAGCATAAACTCGAGTATCGATCTAAGAAATGTGTGTTTCTCGGATACAGTCCTCTTCACAAAGGTTATAAGTGTCTCCCCTAGAGGAATTGACCTTTCTAACTCATATTCTGTCGTACCAGCATGGCCCCACTGATTCATTTTTGATCCGAGCATCAAGCAACGCAACCCGGTTCTACTTGACTAAGCCCGTGCTTGTCCAAGGAGGGAGTTTGCTTTACCCAACTCCCCTTTTTGATAACAAGGCAAAAACCTCCGGCCCGGTATTCACGAGTTCAATTTATAAAAAAGTAGCAAACCGACAAAAAGTCATTATCGACTCAAGTAACAACTATTTCGATTTTGTTCACAGCTCATTCCTATCTAAGACATAACGGCGGGCAGGCAAACAACTTGATTCAGGTTGGACTTTCACCCCTAGCCAGAAGTCATCCCCGTATTTTTGCCACATACGTGTGTTCGGTCCTCCAAGGCCTATTACAGCTATCTTCAACCTGCTTTGAAACGGTGATTAGCTACCCGATGGCCAAGATGTGCATTCATATAAAGTAATTTAGTACATACTATCAAGCATTTTCATTTTGCTATTTGAGTTCCAGAGATACATGTGGTAAGTTATGGGTAATGCGGGGGGACTTTAAATGATAATGACTTTGTGTCATTTTGCTATTTTCTATAAATTGGACTGGCCTAAATACGTCCGGATACGACTTCACACGTTCCGGTTCACATGGCGGAGGAAGCAAGTAGGACATTCTATGCCTGGCTCCTTAGCGATTCCTTCACCCCCTAAGGTGTGCGTGGCCAGTCCTATTTAGCTTGTAGGTCCGCAAATAGTGATCTAGCGCTCCCTCCCTGCACGCCTAGTCCTTTGTCTGGGCCGGCCTATTCCGGATTTCTTCCCCAGCGATTTTAGAAAGGTTCTAGAactgttttttttctttgttttatcttccggatttttctttctttttcctttcttttttccgAACCTTCCTcaaaattatttttctttttttcctttgttattttattttcctttctttttatatttattttacattaccttttcttttttgtttcgctctctgtttttctttttatttttaattctgCAAACAACTTTCAAATTGgttaatatttttaaattcatgaacattttttgaatttgcaaataGTTTTTTGCAATCATGAACATCtttcataatttttttaaattcataaactcttttctaaacttggtgaacattttttaaatttttgaatCTTTTTTGAAACTGGTGAACATGTTTTTGACttggtgaatattttttgaaatttgagaACAATTTCGAAATTCACAAACATGTTTTTTACCGAAAGTTTTTTGAAATATATGATCATTTTTCAAATTCATTAATATGTTTTGAACAGGCGAATATTTTCTGAAATGATATTTTTTAAAACCATTTGGAAAGAATTTAGGAAATTTGCCATTTTTTTAACTTTAAAAAAGTATGCACATTTTTTAATAGGCAATTTTtcaaaaattctgaacattttaaCTTCCCTATGTGTTTTGCTAGATCTTGAGCAGTTTTTTGAATATGCGAACAAATCACAAACTTTTTTTTAATCCGCAAACATTTTATTATGCCCCGAACCTTTTTCGAAACAGTTATCATTTTTTTAATCCACA from Triticum aestivum cultivar Chinese Spring chromosome 3B, IWGSC CS RefSeq v2.1, whole genome shotgun sequence includes these protein-coding regions:
- the LOC123068019 gene encoding polygalacturonase-like, yielding MYGDSVARVDGGGTAAEANAAATLDISQSKGVSVKQLTLLDSKEFHMSIFDCSGVTVQGVRIIAPSNSPNTDGIQVSHSRHVSILNTTIGTGDDCISLGPGTSDMLIRDIKCGPGHGISIGSLGWQDGEEGVRNLTVDRAVLKGTTNDLRIKTWAMPNSGFVKNVSFSRVTMNRVANPILVDQNYCSRKGDCPGNSSGVQISDLSYTDIKGSSATPVAVKFNCSGTNPCSGIKLRNIRLRYRHQRPAQAKCQNAGGSASGEVTPPSCF